A window of Pseudomonas alcaliphila JAB1 genomic DNA:
AGGCTGGAGAAGCTCTCCACCTGCTCGGCTTCGTCCACCAGAAAGAAGCTGCGCCCTGCATCCTTCTTGAAGAATACGATCCATTCGGACGTATTGGCCGGGTTGACCATGACCTGGGTGTCGAACAGCACCCCTTCGTCTGTTCTGCGTTTCACATCTACGCGCTTCATCCTCTCTCCTCTACCAACTTGACTCCATGCGACCCGCACCTGAGCTGGGCCAGTCAGCGGATTTGCCGCCCAGTTTAAGGGATCGAAACACTTACCGGCGCTGGCGACGATCAGACTTAGCGGGCGCAAGATGAAATTCCCGGGAAAGCTCTATATGATTCATATACGAAACATATATGGGGAAGTTTCCATGGGCATCGTCAATATCGATGACGAACTGCACGACCAGATTCGCAGGGCTAGCGCCGTCTCGGGCCGCTCGATCAATGCACAGGCGGGTTTCTGGATTCGCATCGGCATGCTCTGCGAGATGAACCCGACGCTGAGCTTCAATGAGGTGATGGCCGCCGAGATGCGTGCCGCCGGCGTGGTGGTTCCGCCAAGAATGGCGGACGCCTCATGAGCAAGACACCG
This region includes:
- a CDS encoding ParD-like family protein, yielding MGIVNIDDELHDQIRRASAVSGRSINAQAGFWIRIGMLCEMNPTLSFNEVMAAEMRAAGVVVPPRMADAS